A single genomic interval of Armigeres subalbatus isolate Guangzhou_Male chromosome 1, GZ_Asu_2, whole genome shotgun sequence harbors:
- the LOC134207441 gene encoding uncharacterized protein LOC134207441, with protein MGSLPAVRVTQSYTFENVGIDFPGPFYLQRPSPRSSLKSYVAVFACMATKASYLELVCELMAASYGCFIARHGRPQHIYCDNATNFVGAGREIRNLFRSQQHRHSVSNETSSQSIQFHFIPAKSPNFGGLWEACVKSMKHHLRRVIGSANLPRDAFCTVLAQVEACLNSRPITPLSSDPNDLQALTPGHFLIGRALNVLLNPNYTVIPENRLRLWKRVQRHTQQFGTRWHQEYLTILYQRYKWSTVNRKSTVGAMVIIQEETLPVLKSSLGRVVDIHAGADQMVRVATVKLPSGILTKGSISRLCILPVEIDPAILQGSSRSPWAGTSTHSTGSSGDPGALSAPAGAAGPTHEDVPSEVQGGRCVK; from the coding sequence ATGGGGTCGCTGCCAGCTGTTCGCGTGACTCAATCATACACCTTTGAAAATGTTGgcatcgacttccctgggccgTTCTATCTGCAACGACCTAGTCCCCGCTCTTCACTGAAAAGCTACGTGGCCGTCTTTGCATGCATGGCCACAAAGGCATCATATCTCGAGCTTGTCTGCGAGCTCATGGCAGCTTCATATGGATGCTTCATAGCGAGGCACGGTCGTCCGCAACACATCTATTGTGATAACGCCACGAATTTTGTGGGCGCCGGACGAGAAATACGCAACCTATTTCGCTCTCAGCAGCATCGTCACTCAGTGTCCAACGAGACTTCCTCCCAGTCGATACAATTCCACTTTATACCGGCCAAATCTCCCAACTTTGGTGGTCTGTGGGAGGCTTGCGTAAAGTCAATGAAGCATCATCTTCGTCGAGTCATCGGAAGCGCAAACTTGCCACGTGACGCTTTTTGTACCGTTCTCGCTCAGGTGGAAGCATGCCTGAATTCACGGCCCATCACTCCACTGTCCAGTGACCCAAACGACTTGCAAGCCCTAACGCCTGGGCATTTCCTAATAGGGCGGGCCTTGAATGTCCTCCTGAATCCCAACTACACCGTTATTCCTGAAAATCGACTTCGTCTTTGGAAACGTGTTCAACGCCACACTCAACAATTCGGGACAAGGTGGCACCAAGAGTATCTCACAATCCTTTATCAACGATACAAGTGGTCGACTGTTAACCGCAAATCAACTGTCGGGGCTATGGTCATAATCCAGGAAGAAACCCTTCCAGTCCTTAAATCGTCGCTGGGGCGAGTGGTTGATATTCATGCAGGCGCAGATCAAATGGTGCGTGTAGCCACGGTGAAGTTGCCATCCGGAATTCTTACAAAGGGCTCCATTTCAAGGCTGTGTATCTTACCAGTCGAGATAGATCCAGCGATTCTTCAAGGTTCAAGTCGAAGTCCCTGGGCTGGTACCTCGACACATTCCACAGGGTCATCTGGCGATCCTGGTGCCCTCAGTGCCCCTGCTGGTGCAGCTGGCCCAACCCACGAAGACGTTCCAAGTGAAGTTCAAGGTGGCCGGTGTGTTAAATAG